From a single Candidatus Hydrogenedentota bacterium genomic region:
- a CDS encoding flagellin — MGLEINSLNRALGTQRMLADAAAKMQRKQAQLAGGLRITGAKDDAAGLAIAETFRARILQYTQEANNLQTGINVVQTADAALGTQQEAVGRIRELALQAANGALTDEQRSALNQEAQALLGQIEDTARNTEFNGTRLLDGSTGPIAVGTEGGEQIVINAGTTNALGLNGLDLSTQTGAADALERLDNAATALDRNRASLGAQQNRFEQALAVRGTAAQNMQASESLIRDLDIAGAVIEQTRNQMRLMQGTFAQIQGNILPQAAAQLLGAR; from the coding sequence ATGGGACTTGAAATCAACTCGCTGAATCGCGCATTGGGCACGCAGCGCATGCTGGCGGATGCGGCCGCCAAGATGCAACGCAAGCAGGCACAACTTGCCGGCGGCCTGCGAATAACCGGCGCCAAAGACGACGCCGCGGGTCTCGCCATCGCCGAAACCTTTCGCGCACGAATACTTCAATACACGCAGGAAGCCAACAACCTGCAAACGGGCATCAATGTCGTTCAAACCGCCGACGCGGCCCTCGGAACGCAGCAGGAAGCCGTCGGACGCATTCGCGAACTGGCCTTGCAGGCCGCCAACGGCGCCTTGACCGATGAGCAGCGCAGCGCCCTCAACCAAGAGGCGCAAGCCCTTCTCGGACAAATTGAGGACACCGCCCGGAACACCGAGTTCAACGGAACCCGGTTGCTCGACGGCTCCACGGGGCCGATTGCCGTCGGAACGGAAGGCGGCGAACAAATCGTCATCAACGCCGGCACGACAAACGCGCTGGGACTGAACGGCCTTGATCTTTCAACTCAAACCGGCGCGGCCGACGCGCTGGAACGACTCGACAACGCGGCAACCGCCCTCGACCGGAACCGTGCCAGCCTCGGCGCGCAGCAAAACCGTTTTGAACAGGCCCTTGCCGTCCGCGGCACAGCCGCACAAAACATGCAGGCGTCCGAATCGCTCATTCGCGACTTGGACATCGCCGGCGCCGTAATCGAACAGACGCGCAACCAGATGCGCCTCATGCAAGGGACATTCGCGCAAATTCAGGGCAACATCTTGCCTCAAGCCGCCGCCCAACTACTGGGCGCGCGTTGA
- a CDS encoding glycoside hydrolase family 3 N-terminal domain-containing protein, translating into MSDIYVRRRGRRPSGMLLITFVLGVAVGFSSAFVLMAVKSSHAPEATPATVVQKPEPPAPSEPAPEAAANTPAQTAEPLPPAPEKTEPIATKPVPGPDDLWPGHFLFIAIEGTSLDNSTKVLLKEIRPAGIVLRESNMVDGVQTSSLVADIKRESGFGDTLADWPLIAVEQEGGNLNPLKMDPAPTAAELGKNKDIKGAREFGKACAAAALSRGIGILLSPVLDVAPVEVASSVADSRTYGTDQEQVALLGLAFADGISAGGAIPVAKIYPGAGAMRKIDNEDRLVLEYEVSRLAELMYPFDEAARQGIAGILAGHAAVPALDEQFPKRPASISPVLVRKVLREHWNFPNVILADNMASSIIERSRPADRAVVEALMAGCDAVLFLDARPDRIRAAANAIHEAIETSALSRDELAKSRDRLRQWQDRLRSTEIPAAPPSVEPAPVSPAPAPPPVTGNASDAPSGEKIMHVVEKGETLEKIARRYGVKAKDLAAWNNLDGNVIKTGQKLVIYKGEPTSLPPPVVDAAPAEETIEHLVLPGQTLQKIAVQYGTTVKKLLELNKMDKSDPLLADKKIRVPKPGE; encoded by the coding sequence ATGAGTGATATTTATGTGCGGAGGCGCGGCAGGCGCCCATCGGGCATGTTGCTGATTACTTTTGTGCTCGGTGTTGCGGTGGGTTTTTCGTCGGCGTTTGTATTGATGGCTGTGAAATCCAGCCATGCCCCGGAAGCGACTCCGGCAACCGTTGTCCAAAAACCGGAACCGCCCGCCCCGTCCGAACCCGCACCGGAAGCGGCCGCGAACACGCCGGCACAGACCGCCGAACCGTTACCGCCCGCCCCGGAAAAAACGGAACCGATAGCCACGAAACCGGTTCCCGGCCCCGACGATTTGTGGCCGGGTCATTTCCTGTTCATCGCCATCGAGGGAACGTCGTTGGACAACTCGACAAAGGTTTTGTTGAAGGAAATCCGTCCGGCAGGAATAGTCTTGCGCGAGTCGAACATGGTTGACGGGGTTCAGACGTCTTCACTGGTTGCCGATATCAAGCGCGAAAGCGGTTTTGGCGATACCTTGGCCGATTGGCCCCTGATAGCCGTCGAACAGGAAGGGGGAAATCTTAATCCGCTCAAAATGGATCCCGCGCCGACTGCGGCTGAATTGGGTAAAAACAAGGATATCAAGGGTGCGCGCGAGTTTGGAAAAGCCTGTGCAGCGGCCGCCCTTTCACGCGGCATCGGCATACTGCTTTCGCCGGTGCTCGACGTGGCGCCCGTTGAAGTCGCTTCTTCCGTTGCGGACAGCCGCACCTACGGCACGGATCAGGAACAGGTGGCCCTGTTGGGTCTTGCGTTTGCGGATGGCATTTCGGCCGGGGGCGCGATACCCGTGGCCAAGATCTACCCGGGCGCCGGCGCGATGCGCAAGATTGACAATGAGGATCGCCTCGTTCTCGAATATGAAGTATCTCGTCTGGCCGAACTCATGTACCCGTTCGACGAGGCGGCCCGTCAAGGCATTGCCGGCATTCTGGCCGGTCATGCCGCCGTTCCCGCGCTGGACGAACAGTTTCCCAAGCGCCCCGCGTCCATTTCCCCGGTGCTGGTGCGCAAGGTATTGCGTGAACACTGGAATTTTCCGAATGTTATTCTCGCGGACAATATGGCCTCGTCCATTATCGAACGATCACGGCCCGCCGATCGGGCGGTTGTCGAAGCGCTCATGGCCGGCTGTGACGCCGTCCTGTTTCTCGACGCGCGTCCCGATCGCATTCGCGCGGCGGCCAATGCCATCCATGAAGCCATCGAGACCAGCGCGCTGTCCCGCGATGAACTCGCCAAGAGCCGCGACCGGCTTCGCCAATGGCAGGATCGTCTTCGTTCAACCGAAATCCCGGCGGCCCCGCCATCCGTCGAACCGGCTCCGGTTTCCCCGGCTCCTGCCCCCCCACCGGTAACCGGGAACGCCTCTGATGCGCCAAGCGGCGAAAAAATAATGCACGTCGTCGAGAAGGGCGAAACCCTTGAAAAGATCGCTCGGCGTTACGGCGTCAAGGCCAAGGATTTGGCGGCATGGAACAATCTCGATGGCAATGTGATCAAAACAGGCCAGAAATTGGTCATTTACAAGGGAGAACCGACGTCTCTTCCGCCGCCGGTGGTGGATGCCGCGCCGGCGGAAGAAACCATCGAACATCTGGTGCTGCCGGGCCAGACGCTTCAAAAGATTGCCGTGCAGTATGGCACAACGGTCAAGAAACTGTTGGAGTTAAACAAAATGGATAAAAGCGATCCGCTGTTGGCCGATAAAAAGATCCGGGTGCCGAAACCCGGGGAATGA
- a CDS encoding alkaline phosphatase D family protein, producing MKKASLFAAWMAVFILLAQSVQAQPKTGTTNGDLQGNLSILNLFGEQPETMRQLYSAAYAVLASDPQASFADVARDPGIRRLCSENAILHFGGPMLGSVTPDGATIWVRTAQPAKVEVRATVNGEEKSFGPVTTSDASDLTAIVPVTGLPPNTRCPYRVLIDGMPIAVPGDAAIRTAPESSRTGRVRIAFGSCFHRWGLGNHVLADRIRGRNPAALLLMGDIAVQDRNNHLGLHRADYLLRDCHPAWRSLVASIPVYATWDDHDYFDNDKAGIPPGFTGKDRAGVRRVFEQAWNNPAYGFPDDRGGVFFRTRIGPCDIVMLDNRYFRTGQKGSFLGEEQMQWLEDQLLDCQGPFIILSCGTMWSDYVSAGKDSWGRWDPEGRERIFRLIEKNHIGGVLLISGDRHGARGFRIPRPGGFAFYEFGAACLGARTGPPVTDPEWTTQLYGIEGQYAFGEFNFDATVADPEVAFRLIQEDGEELYNLTLTRRQLTPGNAP from the coding sequence GTGAAGAAAGCATCTTTATTCGCCGCCTGGATGGCTGTGTTCATTCTGCTTGCGCAGTCTGTTCAAGCCCAGCCAAAAACAGGAACAACCAACGGGGACCTGCAGGGCAATCTTTCCATTTTGAACCTCTTTGGAGAACAGCCGGAAACGATGCGGCAACTGTACTCGGCCGCCTATGCCGTGCTGGCTTCGGATCCGCAAGCGAGCTTTGCGGATGTCGCGCGTGATCCGGGGATACGCCGTCTTTGCAGCGAAAACGCCATTTTACACTTCGGCGGCCCCATGCTGGGATCGGTTACGCCGGATGGTGCAACAATTTGGGTGCGGACCGCGCAACCGGCGAAGGTGGAAGTCCGTGCCACTGTAAATGGAGAAGAAAAATCTTTTGGCCCCGTAACGACGTCGGATGCGTCCGATTTGACGGCGATTGTGCCGGTGACCGGCCTCCCGCCGAACACCCGATGCCCTTACCGGGTACTCATTGATGGCATGCCGATTGCCGTTCCGGGTGATGCCGCCATCCGTACCGCGCCGGAATCTTCAAGAACCGGCAGGGTACGAATCGCCTTCGGCAGTTGTTTTCACCGTTGGGGATTGGGCAACCACGTTCTGGCCGACCGTATCCGCGGCCGGAATCCCGCCGCGTTGTTGTTGATGGGCGACATTGCCGTGCAGGACAGAAACAATCACCTCGGACTGCACCGGGCCGATTACCTGCTGCGCGATTGCCATCCGGCATGGCGGAGCCTCGTTGCCTCAATCCCCGTGTATGCCACGTGGGACGACCATGACTATTTCGACAACGACAAGGCCGGCATCCCTCCGGGGTTCACCGGCAAGGACCGGGCGGGGGTTCGCCGCGTGTTTGAGCAAGCCTGGAACAACCCCGCTTATGGATTCCCCGATGATCGGGGCGGCGTTTTTTTTCGTACACGCATCGGGCCTTGCGACATCGTCATGCTCGACAACAGGTACTTCCGAACAGGGCAGAAAGGTTCCTTTCTGGGTGAGGAGCAAATGCAATGGCTTGAGGATCAGTTGCTCGATTGCCAAGGTCCCTTCATCATTTTGTCCTGCGGCACCATGTGGAGTGACTATGTCTCCGCCGGCAAGGATTCCTGGGGGCGTTGGGACCCCGAAGGGCGAGAACGCATCTTTAGACTCATTGAGAAAAATCACATTGGCGGCGTGCTGTTGATATCCGGCGATCGGCACGGCGCCCGTGGATTCCGAATTCCGCGGCCAGGAGGGTTCGCCTTCTATGAGTTCGGAGCTGCCTGCCTCGGCGCCCGAACCGGCCCGCCCGTGACCGATCCCGAATGGACCACCCAGTTGTACGGCATCGAGGGCCAATACGCATTCGGCGAGTTCAATTTCGATGCCACCGTTGCGGATCCCGAAGTTGCTTTTCGGTTGATCCAAGAGGATGGCGAGGAACTGTATAATCTGACCTTGACCCGCCGCCAATTGACTCCCGGCAATGCGCCATAG
- a CDS encoding glycoside hydrolase family 38 C-terminal domain-containing protein yields MKAVYCVGTHWDREWYEPFQEFRMWLVELIDELMDLMDRDPEYKCFHLDGQAVVLQDYLEIRPERRDRLVSFLKSKRLLAGPWYDLPDEWLISGESYVRNLAMGMRVCRSLGFEPMRFAYTPDQFGHIAALPTIMNGFGLRAGICWRGTQDENYPAHFVWIGPDGSRMVTNKLRDCGSYGPFDFAVRGRLKREEYPTEAIAGYFEPYFKSESERAQAPIVLLLDAIDHQRPDPKMPWLLDELKKRFPDVEFSWTTLEEYGREMLAHEAQLPERTGELREPARAADRGGQYLIVHVLSSRYPIKERNDRCQALLEKWVEPYAAFQAMAGCVPIMRYVDKAWEYLLRNHPHDSIGGCSIDQVHRDMQYRFDQCELIGDGVLRRAMALVGQASDAPDAWPNVVVHNPLPFARSGVFEVAVPFRADWPKKYVDGLATAEICNKFALVDADGGRIPFQLSRIERGVELKAINSMGRKATHGGDVYHLAVEMTLPPCGYAGFCVEPTDEGTRNAGSCMTGVLSASTGLVGFTLHPNGLACLTHEASGVAFDGLFLYEDCGDSGDGWTRGRLIDDIIFRSPGSRVTTAVDEDGALRTVFRAERVFELPRMMERGIYRRSGERVELRVTDRIYVEKGASCVRVRTRIENTCMDHRFRVLFPTHLDTDVSFAETPFAVVERPVAAPPESAAWQERVNPEKAFTSFFGVKTETGGLAVLAPFGLHEYEAAETPDRSLALTLFRSTFKTVGTPGEPDGELLGPLEFEYLLYPFAGVFDAPEALRLVACAQAGVRTHSAAELPAPRSFLRVESLKAVATAIKPAFDGRGIVVRLWNPSEGKAKAVIVCERAVAEASLCNLNEEHLEPLKPGRDGSVAVGVPSRGLATVRLCLA; encoded by the coding sequence ATGAAGGCTGTGTATTGTGTCGGAACGCATTGGGATCGCGAGTGGTACGAGCCGTTTCAGGAATTTCGGATGTGGCTCGTCGAGTTGATTGACGAACTAATGGATTTGATGGATCGCGATCCGGAGTACAAATGTTTTCATCTCGACGGGCAGGCGGTGGTCTTGCAGGACTATCTCGAAATCCGTCCCGAACGCCGCGATCGCCTCGTGTCGTTTCTGAAGTCGAAGCGGCTTTTGGCGGGCCCGTGGTACGACCTTCCGGATGAATGGCTGATTTCGGGCGAAAGTTATGTCCGCAATCTGGCCATGGGCATGCGTGTGTGCCGGTCGCTCGGTTTCGAGCCGATGCGGTTTGCCTACACGCCGGATCAGTTCGGCCATATTGCCGCGTTGCCGACGATCATGAACGGCTTCGGCCTTCGCGCGGGGATCTGCTGGCGCGGGACGCAGGACGAGAATTATCCGGCGCATTTTGTGTGGATTGGACCGGATGGCAGCCGGATGGTCACGAACAAACTGCGCGACTGCGGCAGTTATGGCCCCTTTGATTTCGCCGTGCGCGGCCGGCTCAAGCGGGAGGAATATCCCACAGAAGCCATTGCCGGGTATTTCGAACCGTATTTCAAGTCCGAATCCGAACGGGCGCAGGCGCCGATCGTCTTATTGCTCGACGCGATCGATCATCAGCGGCCCGATCCAAAAATGCCGTGGTTGCTGGACGAACTGAAAAAACGTTTCCCGGATGTCGAGTTTTCATGGACGACGCTTGAAGAGTACGGGCGAGAAATGCTTGCGCACGAAGCGCAGTTGCCGGAGCGCACGGGCGAGTTGCGCGAACCGGCGCGCGCGGCGGACCGCGGCGGCCAATATCTTATCGTGCATGTCCTTTCGTCGCGTTATCCAATCAAGGAACGCAACGATCGATGTCAGGCGCTGTTGGAAAAATGGGTGGAACCGTACGCCGCGTTCCAGGCGATGGCGGGCTGCGTGCCGATCATGCGCTACGTGGACAAGGCCTGGGAGTATCTCCTCCGGAACCATCCGCACGATTCAATCGGCGGGTGCAGCATCGATCAGGTTCACCGGGACATGCAATACCGGTTCGATCAGTGCGAGTTGATCGGCGATGGTGTCTTGCGCCGCGCGATGGCCCTTGTCGGGCAGGCGTCCGATGCTCCCGATGCGTGGCCGAACGTTGTCGTCCACAATCCGTTGCCGTTCGCGCGATCGGGCGTGTTCGAGGTCGCGGTGCCGTTTCGCGCGGACTGGCCGAAAAAGTACGTTGACGGTCTCGCAACGGCTGAAATCTGCAACAAGTTCGCGCTTGTGGATGCGGATGGAGGGCGCATTCCGTTCCAACTGTCCCGTATCGAACGAGGCGTCGAACTCAAGGCGATCAATTCCATGGGACGCAAGGCCACGCATGGGGGAGACGTGTACCATCTTGCCGTCGAGATGACGCTTCCGCCGTGCGGTTATGCGGGGTTTTGCGTGGAGCCGACCGATGAAGGAACGCGCAATGCCGGTTCGTGCATGACGGGCGTGTTGTCTGCTTCCACGGGCCTTGTCGGCTTTACCTTGCACCCGAACGGCTTGGCCTGCTTGACGCATGAGGCCAGCGGCGTTGCCTTCGACGGCCTGTTCCTCTACGAGGATTGCGGTGATTCGGGCGATGGCTGGACCCGTGGGCGGCTGATTGACGACATAATCTTCCGCAGTCCGGGATCGCGCGTGACAACGGCCGTTGACGAGGATGGCGCCTTGCGCACCGTGTTTCGCGCCGAGCGCGTGTTCGAACTGCCGCGCATGATGGAACGCGGAATCTATCGCCGTTCCGGCGAACGCGTCGAATTGCGCGTTACCGACCGGATTTATGTCGAAAAAGGCGCTTCGTGTGTCCGCGTGCGGACGCGGATCGAAAACACGTGCATGGACCATCGGTTCCGTGTATTGTTTCCAACGCATCTCGATACGGACGTGTCGTTTGCGGAAACGCCGTTTGCCGTGGTCGAGCGGCCGGTCGCGGCGCCGCCGGAATCCGCGGCGTGGCAGGAACGTGTCAATCCCGAAAAAGCGTTCACGTCCTTTTTTGGCGTAAAAACAGAAACAGGCGGTCTGGCTGTATTGGCGCCGTTTGGTCTGCATGAATACGAGGCCGCGGAAACGCCCGACCGATCCCTCGCGCTGACGTTGTTCCGTTCGACATTCAAGACGGTCGGCACGCCCGGCGAACCGGACGGCGAACTGCTTGGGCCGTTGGAATTCGAGTACTTGCTGTATCCCTTTGCGGGCGTATTCGACGCGCCGGAAGCACTTCGACTCGTCGCGTGCGCGCAGGCCGGCGTGCGAACGCATTCGGCGGCGGAATTACCCGCGCCGCGTTCGTTCCTGCGCGTCGAATCCCTCAAGGCTGTCGCCACGGCGATCAAACCGGCGTTCGATGGCAGGGGGATTGTCGTGCGCTTGTGGAATCCGTCGGAAGGCAAGGCAAAGGCCGTGATCGTCTGCGAACGCGCGGTCGCTGAAGCGTCGCTGTGCAACCTGAATGAGGAACACTTGGAACCCCTCAAGCCTGGCCGGGATGGCTCGGTGGCGGTGGGCGTTCCGTCGCGTGGACTGGCGACCGTGCGGTTATGCCTGGCCTAA
- a CDS encoding 30S ribosomal protein THX, which translates to MGKGDRRTKRGKIWHGSYGNTRPKKTKKSKT; encoded by the coding sequence ATGGGCAAAGGCGATAGACGCACGAAGAGAGGCAAAATCTGGCACGGCAGTTACGGCAATACGCGCCCCAAGAAGACAAAGAAATCCAAAACCTGA
- a CDS encoding DUF502 domain-containing protein, which translates to MRIRANLISGMAVIVPLGISAYVIQLFYRLTAGRLTPAVNRVTEEWPAYLTAAFSILLLFIVLYGVGLVTAVVVGRRLIALAESIIRRIPLVKGVYGASKQIVETLLSQSDGDGFKSVALVEFPRRGVYSLAFVTGTIEIEGREFFKVFVPTTPNPTSGYFEIMDPSLVRLTGFSVEDGVKILMSGGILAPETIDDESSGARGDSAC; encoded by the coding sequence TTGCGCATTCGCGCGAACCTGATTTCCGGGATGGCGGTCATCGTGCCACTGGGCATTTCGGCGTATGTCATCCAGTTGTTTTATCGCCTCACGGCCGGCCGTCTTACTCCTGCGGTGAATCGGGTTACCGAGGAATGGCCGGCCTATCTAACCGCCGCTTTTTCGATCCTGTTGTTGTTTATCGTCCTCTATGGGGTCGGGCTTGTCACGGCGGTGGTGGTAGGCCGGCGCTTGATAGCCCTTGCGGAATCCATCATCCGACGCATACCCTTGGTCAAGGGCGTTTATGGCGCCTCGAAGCAAATCGTCGAAACCTTGTTGTCGCAGAGCGACGGGGACGGTTTCAAGTCGGTGGCGCTGGTCGAGTTTCCCCGCCGCGGCGTCTATTCGCTTGCCTTCGTGACAGGGACGATCGAGATCGAAGGGCGCGAATTTTTTAAGGTATTCGTGCCAACCACACCCAATCCGACCAGCGGGTACTTCGAGATCATGGACCCTTCGCTCGTACGTCTGACCGGTTTTTCTGTCGAGGATGGGGTAAAAATCCTTATGTCGGGCGGCATTCTGGCGCCGGAAACCATTGACGACGAGTCTTCAGGCGCTCGGGGAGATTCGGCATGCTAG
- a CDS encoding DUF502 domain-containing protein: MLGKRRRQEKNMWQRFRHDMRTRIVSGLLVIVPLGITVFALGFLYDLTAGKLSPYILRWAGPMKPYTVVAISVLIFFLALYGVGFVTNFVLGRKLLSLTEIIIQRIPVVKTVYIASKQVIEGLAPSDDRRGQGREVVLIDYPIHGMKAVGFVTGRIRLPDGNEYLKVFVPTVPNMTVGFVQMVALGDARYCKLSVEDAIKFIVSLGIIAPRSLALKPVAPSEPALSRQKG, encoded by the coding sequence ATGCTAGGCAAGAGACGCCGGCAAGAGAAAAACATGTGGCAACGGTTTCGGCACGACATGCGCACGCGGATCGTATCGGGACTATTGGTCATCGTGCCGTTGGGCATCACCGTTTTCGCCTTGGGTTTTCTTTACGATCTCACTGCGGGCAAACTGTCGCCATACATCCTTCGATGGGCCGGCCCCATGAAACCGTACACGGTCGTGGCCATATCCGTACTGATCTTCTTCTTGGCGCTTTACGGGGTGGGATTCGTGACCAATTTCGTGCTGGGCCGCAAACTACTCTCCCTCACCGAAATAATCATCCAACGCATTCCGGTTGTGAAAACGGTCTATATCGCGTCAAAACAGGTCATCGAGGGGCTTGCCCCCAGCGATGACAGAAGAGGGCAAGGCCGGGAAGTCGTCCTGATTGATTATCCCATACACGGCATGAAGGCTGTCGGATTCGTGACCGGCCGCATACGGCTACCCGATGGAAACGAATACCTGAAGGTTTTCGTGCCGACCGTCCCCAACATGACTGTGGGATTTGTGCAGATGGTGGCGCTTGGCGATGCCCGATACTGTAAACTCTCGGTTGAAGACGCCATCAAGTTCATTGTGTCCTTGGGCATCATTGCCCCGCGATCGCTTGCATTGAAACCCGTGGCGCCCAGTGAACCGGCCCTTTCCCGCCAGAAGGGTTGA
- a CDS encoding Rrf2 family transcriptional regulator, which produces MISKTGLYVIRALAELAKVPEDSWLGTAVLAKEIDAPVNYLGKLLHILARERIILSQKGVRGGVRLAHPAHEVTLYEALEPFENFRRWTECMLGKKGCPEEGLCVLDAKWEPVRNEVLRFLQATTAADLVSEPKSLPPLSE; this is translated from the coding sequence ATGATTTCGAAGACGGGTTTGTACGTGATCCGGGCGTTGGCGGAATTGGCCAAAGTTCCGGAAGACAGTTGGTTGGGGACGGCGGTGCTGGCGAAGGAAATAGATGCGCCAGTCAACTACTTGGGCAAATTACTCCATATCCTTGCGCGCGAACGCATCATTCTCTCGCAAAAAGGCGTGCGAGGGGGGGTTCGCCTGGCCCACCCCGCGCATGAGGTGACGCTTTACGAGGCCCTCGAGCCATTCGAAAATTTCCGACGGTGGACGGAGTGCATGCTGGGGAAAAAAGGATGCCCGGAAGAAGGTCTCTGCGTACTGGACGCCAAGTGGGAACCTGTGCGCAACGAAGTGCTTCGTTTTCTTCAGGCGACCACGGCGGCGGATCTGGTCTCCGAACCCAAGTCTTTGCCTCCGTTGTCAGAATAA